A single genomic interval of Asinibacterium sp. OR53 harbors:
- a CDS encoding CBASS oligonucleotide cyclase, with amino-acid sequence MEESIMITTSEAFKKFKSRLELREAEQKDASRLQKEIREHIGNNFSIKNDFLTGSYGRHTKTRPLKDVDIFFVLDKEKEKKYLTDPLLVLSDFKKCLAKKYGESKVSIGRRSVGIDIALGTTEEDKVLSIDAVPAFEVSNYYQISDNVLCDWIKTDPQIHAEKATEANKAFDGEWKPMVKMIKKWNETQGKPIKPSFLIEVMAMQILYPPFSGGYVYELKSFFATAFDRIGETWNDPAGLGSPVSDQMDASKITTARQKLSEVGKFIDQAVLLEKQGNQGGALRIWRDNIFGDMFPLS; translated from the coding sequence TTGGAGGAAAGCATCATGATAACAACAAGTGAAGCATTTAAGAAATTCAAATCACGCCTTGAATTAAGAGAGGCAGAGCAAAAGGATGCAAGCAGGTTACAGAAAGAAATCCGTGAGCACATCGGGAATAATTTTAGCATTAAAAACGATTTTCTTACCGGCTCCTATGGGCGGCATACGAAAACAAGGCCTTTAAAGGATGTAGATATTTTCTTTGTACTTGATAAAGAGAAAGAAAAGAAATACCTGACTGACCCATTATTGGTTCTATCAGATTTTAAAAAATGTCTTGCGAAAAAATATGGTGAATCAAAAGTTTCAATAGGCAGAAGGTCTGTCGGTATTGATATTGCATTAGGCACAACAGAAGAAGATAAAGTATTAAGTATTGATGCCGTACCCGCTTTTGAAGTAAGTAATTACTATCAAATTTCTGATAATGTTTTGTGCGATTGGATTAAAACCGACCCTCAAATACATGCTGAAAAAGCAACAGAGGCAAATAAGGCTTTTGACGGCGAATGGAAACCGATGGTGAAAATGATTAAAAAGTGGAATGAAACGCAAGGTAAACCAATCAAGCCCTCTTTTTTAATAGAAGTAATGGCTATGCAAATTTTATATCCTCCATTCTCTGGGGGCTATGTATATGAACTGAAAAGTTTTTTTGCTACGGCGTTTGACAGAATTGGTGAAACGTGGAATGACCCGGCAGGCTTAGGTTCTCCTGTTTCTGACCAGATGGATGCATCAAAAATTACCACAGCAAGACAGAAGTTATCTGAAGTTGGAAAGTTTATTGACCAGGCAGTATTGTTGGAGAAACAAGGCAACCAGGGCGGCGCTCTTCGTATCTGGCGGGATAACATTTTTGGTGATATGTTTCCACTCTCATAA
- a CDS encoding SAVED domain-containing protein: MATENKKKSKPIFSLLSPQATGGIIGGDGYSYQDRYIVCNIPKWISDPSFVKLMPEGTGDVDVVFLGNRKHFYDHIQVKNHLVTNAEFAGVIKTFHQISIGIKKTYRNFYLACPNVSADIKSLYKKIDRYTEAKKLYTGSALKALKSTEKELKVGFAKLKLQKYYSYILNHVKLDIGKYDFGDNTTCKHQFVSYLIQHPKYQKKVFSILSNAYSHLIEQIFSNRSKVFTHQQLHKIIGDAITGRRVGFKSNVIHIHNWEKGLYEPKANVTIDWVQYFDRPTKKVPDSKLWNETLIPELVTLKNKLAAKTASRHITFRGKCALSTGISLGMIFPEIGNWTFELLQPPQTESWRSDAERKISYKPIYTEINPTTVGIKSNGDELAVVFNITGKALTDVADFFKSTGTPLKKIISLQPESTPGNFSIKNDSEAVALASASKDIIKSMINKYKSKKTHLFYFGPFGLAVFLGQKLTSVGAIQLYEFQDPGYNPSCLLKS, translated from the coding sequence ATGGCAACTGAAAATAAAAAGAAATCAAAACCCATATTTTCTCTCTTGTCTCCACAAGCAACTGGAGGCATCATCGGGGGTGATGGGTATTCTTATCAGGATAGATATATTGTTTGCAATATCCCCAAGTGGATTTCGGACCCATCTTTTGTGAAGTTAATGCCCGAAGGAACCGGTGATGTTGATGTCGTTTTTTTAGGTAATAGGAAACATTTTTATGACCATATCCAGGTAAAAAACCATTTGGTTACAAACGCTGAATTTGCAGGGGTAATCAAAACGTTTCACCAAATTAGTATTGGCATCAAAAAAACTTACCGCAACTTTTACTTAGCCTGCCCAAATGTAAGTGCGGATATTAAGTCACTGTATAAAAAAATTGATAGGTATACCGAAGCTAAAAAACTTTATACTGGTTCAGCTCTCAAAGCCCTAAAGTCAACCGAAAAAGAGTTAAAGGTGGGCTTTGCAAAATTGAAACTACAAAAATATTATTCGTATATACTTAATCATGTCAAGCTTGATATTGGTAAATATGATTTTGGGGACAATACAACCTGTAAACATCAGTTTGTAAGCTACCTGATTCAACATCCAAAATATCAAAAGAAGGTTTTTTCAATATTGAGCAATGCTTACTCTCATCTTATCGAGCAAATTTTCTCAAACAGAAGTAAGGTATTTACTCACCAACAATTACACAAAATAATTGGCGATGCTATTACTGGCAGAAGAGTGGGTTTTAAATCGAATGTAATCCATATTCATAATTGGGAGAAAGGACTGTATGAACCCAAAGCTAATGTTACTATTGACTGGGTACAATATTTTGATAGACCAACTAAGAAAGTACCTGATTCAAAACTTTGGAATGAAACTCTCATTCCTGAATTAGTTACTCTTAAGAATAAATTAGCTGCAAAAACAGCAAGCCGCCATATTACTTTCAGGGGCAAATGTGCTTTATCTACCGGTATATCACTCGGTATGATATTCCCCGAAATTGGTAATTGGACTTTTGAATTACTGCAACCTCCGCAAACAGAATCCTGGAGGTCGGATGCCGAAAGAAAAATATCATATAAACCGATTTATACAGAAATAAATCCAACCACAGTAGGAATAAAATCAAACGGTGATGAATTAGCTGTAGTATTCAATATTACCGGTAAGGCATTAACAGATGTTGCCGACTTCTTCAAAAGTACCGGTACGCCGCTAAAAAAAATCATTTCTTTACAGCCAGAATCAACACCTGGCAACTTCTCAATTAAAAATGATTCAGAAGCTGTAGCTTTGGCAAGTGCGTCAAAAGATATTATCAAGAGCATGATTAATAAGTATAAATCAAAGAAGACTCACCTATTTTACTTTGGTCCATTTGGGTTGGCTGTTTTTTTAGGTCAAAAGCTTACATCGGTTGGCGCTATTCAGTTATATGAGTTTCAAGACCCAGGATATAACCCTTCTTGTTTATTAAAATCCTGA
- a CDS encoding LexA family transcriptional regulator encodes MHTIQQKLLRLADTYNIGNMSLRDVAKIIDVPHPQIVKHHLEQLERRGLIEWDRENKTISKKSAGISSNSDFNIVPVLGAANCGHADIYADERIEGHIKVSSFLLKNRKSVFAIKAVGASMNQANINGRNIEDGDYVIIDATDKNVTSNDYVLSVIDEMANIKKIIIDHQNSQVCLVSESSHQYPPIYIHESEASKYFVSGKVIQVIKQANI; translated from the coding sequence ATGCACACCATTCAACAAAAGCTATTAAGGCTTGCTGATACGTACAATATCGGCAATATGTCATTAAGGGATGTCGCTAAGATTATTGATGTACCTCATCCGCAAATTGTTAAACATCATTTAGAGCAATTAGAAAGAAGAGGATTAATAGAATGGGACAGGGAAAATAAAACAATAAGCAAAAAATCCGCCGGTATATCCTCTAACTCGGATTTTAATATAGTCCCGGTCTTAGGGGCTGCAAATTGTGGACATGCCGATATTTATGCTGATGAAAGAATTGAAGGGCATATCAAAGTATCCAGCTTTCTTTTGAAAAACAGAAAATCAGTTTTTGCAATAAAAGCAGTGGGCGCTTCAATGAATCAAGCTAATATTAATGGAAGAAATATTGAGGATGGAGACTATGTAATCATAGATGCCACAGATAAAAATGTCACAAGCAATGACTATGTACTTTCTGTAATTGATGAAATGGCTAACATAAAGAAAATCATCATAGACCATCAGAATAGCCAAGTATGTTTAGTTTCAGAGTCGTCGCATCAATATCCTCCAATTTATATTCATGAGTCAGAGGCTTCGAAATATTTTGTTAGTGGCAAAGTAATTCAAGTAATAAAGCAAGCAAATATTTAG
- a CDS encoding YhcG family protein yields MKIDKNYKDFILSIKQQIVQSRYVAARLANREQLMLYLQTGLMISEKIKAQKWGAKVLDQISADLQKELPGLKGFSPGNLKKIRLFAEAYAPHLVIGSTPSNQIGEEGFSISSTLSNLIENEAFYGAFTGISFSHHFAIITKIKAWEARIFYIQSATANFWSLTVLEHHIENNLFGKEGKLPNNFNGTLPETITPSAVKMFKDEYLLDFIVGDELDDERHIEQQVVLNIRNFILQMGKGFCFIGNQYRLEVDGDEFFIDLLFFNRHLQCLVAFELKKGKFKPADAGQLNFYLNVLDEKVKLQQENSSIGIVLCKEKNNTVVEFAIKSFDKAMGVATYKTSKQTPIQMKGILPDTDALGKLLE; encoded by the coding sequence GTGAAAATTGACAAAAATTACAAGGACTTTATCTTGTCCATTAAGCAACAAATAGTCCAAAGCCGCTACGTGGCTGCCAGGCTTGCCAACCGGGAGCAACTGATGCTTTACTTACAAACAGGGCTGATGATTTCTGAAAAGATAAAGGCCCAGAAATGGGGTGCCAAAGTCCTTGACCAGATTTCTGCAGACCTGCAAAAAGAACTACCCGGACTAAAGGGCTTTTCGCCGGGAAACCTCAAGAAAATAAGGCTGTTTGCGGAGGCTTATGCTCCCCACCTGGTAATTGGTTCGACGCCGTCGAACCAAATTGGGGAGGAGGGTTTTTCAATTAGTTCGACACTGTCGAACCTAATTGAAAATGAGGCTTTTTACGGGGCTTTTACGGGTATCAGCTTCTCCCATCATTTTGCCATTATCACTAAAATAAAGGCCTGGGAAGCCCGGATTTTCTATATCCAGTCTGCAACAGCTAATTTCTGGTCGCTGACGGTGCTGGAACACCATATTGAAAATAACCTGTTTGGAAAAGAGGGTAAATTGCCCAATAATTTTAACGGCACTTTGCCAGAGACTATAACGCCTTCTGCAGTTAAGATGTTTAAAGATGAATACTTGCTGGATTTTATTGTCGGCGATGAACTGGACGATGAACGCCATATTGAACAACAGGTAGTTTTAAACATCCGCAATTTTATTTTGCAAATGGGTAAAGGTTTTTGTTTTATTGGCAACCAATACCGGCTTGAAGTGGATGGGGATGAATTTTTTATTGACCTGCTCTTTTTTAACCGCCATCTGCAATGCCTGGTGGCTTTTGAACTGAAGAAAGGAAAATTTAAACCTGCTGATGCCGGGCAGCTTAATTTTTATCTGAATGTGCTGGATGAAAAAGTAAAACTGCAACAGGAAAACAGCAGCATTGGCATTGTACTTTGCAAAGAGAAAAATAATACCGTAGTTGAGTTTGCCATTAAGAGTTTTGATAAGGCTATGGGTGTGGCTACTTATAAAACCAGTAAACAAACACCGATACAAATGAAAGGAATATTGCCTGATACGGATGCGTTGGGGAAATTGTTGGAATAG
- a CDS encoding ABC transporter ATP-binding protein — protein MENKMNNTILEAKHISKSFHDTTSFRVLNDISFSIKKGEFISVMGKSGCGKSTLLYVLSTMDTDYEGQLLIDNEMITGKKEKQLARIRNEKIGFVFQFHYLINEFDVLRNVMLPGLKMNKYPEKVVEERAMERLKMLDIEKLAYKNPTQISGGEKQRVAIARALINDPHIIMGDEPTGNLDKKNTDVVFDIFQRLAKDFGQTLLVVTHDPAFAEKTQHIIQMEDGKIIRV, from the coding sequence GTGGAAAATAAAATGAACAATACCATTCTTGAGGCAAAGCATATCAGCAAAAGCTTTCACGACACCACATCATTCCGGGTGCTGAATGACATTTCTTTTTCTATCAAAAAAGGCGAGTTTATATCTGTAATGGGAAAATCGGGTTGTGGCAAATCAACATTATTGTATGTACTTTCTACCATGGATACCGATTATGAAGGACAATTGTTGATTGATAATGAAATGATCACTGGCAAAAAAGAAAAACAACTGGCCAGGATCAGGAATGAAAAGATCGGTTTTGTTTTCCAATTCCATTACCTGATCAATGAATTTGACGTATTGCGGAATGTTATGCTACCCGGACTGAAGATGAATAAATATCCGGAGAAGGTTGTTGAAGAAAGGGCAATGGAAAGGTTGAAGATGCTTGATATTGAGAAATTGGCCTATAAAAACCCTACCCAGATTTCTGGTGGAGAAAAACAAAGAGTAGCCATTGCACGCGCCCTGATCAATGATCCGCACATCATCATGGGCGATGAACCAACTGGTAACCTGGATAAAAAAAATACCGACGTAGTGTTTGATATTTTCCAGCGTCTGGCAAAAGACTTCGGTCAGACTTTACTGGTAGTAACCCATGATCCAGCTTTTGCCGAAAAAACCCAACATATTATACAAATGGAAGATGGAAAAATAATCAGGGTATGA
- a CDS encoding ABC transporter permease has translation MNYKLLVNIARSLLLARWKQTLVAAIGVTFGIMMFVALLSFMTGLNKLLDGLILNRTPHVRLFNEIKPNPNQPVNLSPAFRNSYNFISSIKSSGGRLEIYNSGPIMEAINKDNRVLGFAPRITAQGLYNDGNVDITSVINGIDVDAESKIYHFTDYIVAGNASDLKTVSNSVILGKALAEKLLANIGDVVQLTTSTGDRYTLKVIGFFQSGINDFDKTQSYVSINSAQKLLGKPNNYITDIQVNLKNMDDAPAVAKEFARLFRVDTEDIQTANAQFQTGSNVRSIISYSVGITLLIVAGFGIYNILNMMIYEKMDAIAILKATGFSGRDVNKVFLIIALSIGTFGGILGLVFGHILATIIHLIPFNTSALPTIKTFPINPDPAFDFIGIFFSLITTYLAGLLPARKASKVDPVIIIRGK, from the coding sequence ATTATAAACTATTAGTCAATATTGCCCGGTCATTGTTGCTTGCCAGGTGGAAACAAACACTGGTAGCAGCTATTGGTGTTACATTCGGTATTATGATGTTCGTTGCCTTGCTTAGTTTCATGACTGGACTGAACAAACTGCTCGACGGACTGATATTGAACAGAACACCTCATGTGCGTTTATTTAATGAGATCAAACCCAATCCTAACCAGCCTGTCAACCTATCGCCTGCATTCAGGAACAGTTATAATTTCATCAGCTCTATCAAATCCAGCGGAGGGAGATTAGAAATATATAACAGCGGACCTATTATGGAAGCGATCAATAAAGACAACCGGGTTCTTGGTTTTGCACCAAGGATAACGGCGCAGGGGCTTTATAATGATGGCAATGTAGATATCACAAGTGTAATCAATGGGATCGACGTAGATGCTGAAAGTAAAATTTACCATTTTACCGACTATATCGTAGCAGGTAACGCCAGCGACTTAAAAACCGTCTCTAACAGTGTAATCCTGGGCAAAGCCCTGGCAGAGAAATTGCTGGCCAATATAGGAGATGTAGTGCAGCTTACTACTTCTACAGGCGACAGGTACACGCTCAAAGTAATTGGATTTTTTCAGTCAGGGATTAACGATTTTGATAAAACGCAAAGCTATGTTTCGATTAACTCTGCACAAAAACTACTTGGCAAACCCAATAACTATATTACCGATATCCAGGTCAATCTGAAAAACATGGATGACGCACCTGCTGTTGCAAAGGAGTTTGCCAGGCTGTTCCGTGTAGATACGGAAGATATCCAGACGGCGAATGCCCAGTTTCAAACGGGAAGTAATGTACGTTCCATCATTTCTTATTCAGTAGGTATCACTTTGTTGATTGTTGCGGGATTTGGCATTTATAACATCCTCAATATGATGATCTATGAAAAAATGGATGCCATTGCGATTCTAAAAGCAACCGGGTTTTCTGGCAGAGACGTGAACAAAGTTTTTCTGATCATTGCATTGAGTATTGGAACATTTGGAGGTATACTGGGATTGGTTTTCGGACATATCCTGGCAACAATCATTCATCTCATCCCATTCAACACATCTGCATTACCAACCATCAAAACCTTTCCAATCAATCCTGACCCTGCATTCGATTTCATAGGAATATTTTTTTCATTAATTACAACTTACCTGGCCGGCCTCCTTCCTGCCCGAAAAGCAAGCAAAGTGGATCCGGTCATCATCATTCGTGGAAAATAA